ATCTGGAAGTGCATGATAAGAATTTAAAAGTTACTGCAACAATTGGCGTCTGCCCACTTGATATTCATAACGTGAAGCAGAGTATAGATACATGTGATAGTCTTATGTATAGGGGAAAAGCTTTGGGAAAGAATATGGTGTCATGTAAGTTGAGATGCAGTTAAGAAAATCGCCTTTAGACCAATCTCCTGTGACAAGGAAATATCCTGCTGTCATTATGGTAGAATTCGGACAAAAATCTCTATACTGACGAGCGTTCTAATGAACAGCATGCCGCGCTCGCTGTTGATGTGCTCGACTACCAACCCCAGCGCATCAATAACATCATAAATGGCGTTTAGCACAACAGGCTTCTCATATGAAAGAATGATCGCGTCAACAAAATCGCTCATAATATATCCCCCCGTCTTTGCCGCTAAAGCATATATGCTGTTTTTAAATACAAAGATATAAGTACCTATATGCAATACTACCAACGCCCTTACGCGGTAGGAGAGAAATCGGGATAGGAGACTGAATTAGAGGGATAGTTTTAGGGACAGGTGTTATTTGCCGGAGACCTTTGATATGGTATGAGCATGCGCAACACTCTCTGCCTCCCAGTACTCTGAATTATTGTCCGCTTACACCTCAGACGTTGCTCATTTTTGCCTGATCCCTTTTGTTTTTCCGGAAAATTCGCTTACAGTGTTAATTTCACAGAATAAATCCGCAAGTTCAGTGTAAAGGTGATTTATTTTCAGCTGACACAATTAAGGTAATCTTTACAAATCTGCATTATAAAATTCACATTCATATGTTATGATTAAATACGCAATAAAACCTATAAATGCGCTGAAGGGAGAAAAGATAAAAATGAAAATCGTATAATTTAAAGCATTAATATCGACATTGCTGGTAAAGCGCTTATTCCGCAAAGCCGGTCTACTCGATCGCCTGACTACTTTGTTTCCTGGCTACTTAAAATTTGTATCTGTATGCAGTATTAAGGGTAGACCACTTACAAACATGCTCGGCACACTGAAAAATGTTTGTGCATTAGAGAGAAATACGAATTCACACTTTACATCTATGGAGAAGTTGATACATTTGAATTCTACAGACATATTAGTCGAGATTTTAAACGGGAAGTATATTCGTCCGGTTTATCAGCCGATTGCTTCCCTGCAAAATGGCTCTATCTTTGCTTATGAGGCTCTAAGTCGTATAACTCTCCCAAATTGTCATTTGAACATAGATGAACTTTTCGAAATAGCGGCAAAAAGTCAAAAATTATGGGAACTGGAAAGTCTTTGTCGCGCTAAAGCCTTAAAAGGTGCTTGTGAGAAGCCTGCCCGAATGAAACTTTTCTTGAATGTAGAACCCAATATCATATATGACCCCGAGTTTATTTCGGGATTTACCCAAGAGAAACTTTTGAATTTAGGATTAAACTCGGAAGACATCATTTTTGAAATTACAGAAAAAACCTTTGTTGTTTCGCCCGGTGTTTTTAAAGAAGTCCTCAGCCATTACCAAAATCAAGGTTTTAAGGTTGCAATAGACGACTTCGGGCTTGGATATTCCGGATTGGCCAGAATATGCTCTTTCTCTCCTGACTATTTGAAAATTGACATGTCTATTGTGCAGGGGATTGATAAAGACAAGAAAAAACGTTCGGTTCTTTCAAGTATCGTCCGGCTCTGTAGAGAGCTCAACATAGAAGTTATTGCCGAAGGCATTGAGACGGAGGAAGAACTGGCAACTCTTATTGAATTGGATGTGGATTATGGACAAGGATATTTTTTAGGCCGTCCTGATAAAAATTTTAAAAGCCTGAGCAGAAAAGTAGAACATACTATTCGACAGTTGCGCCAGATAAACCAGTCTCCTCTTCCTTTGCATCCATATATTGAAACCGTGAGGCTTATTTGCCAGCGCAATGAAACGGTTTCGCCGGACGATAAAGCTCTGTCTATTTACGAGCGAATGAAGCCTAATCCGTCTCTCACCGAGATCTGTGTGGCTGACGCAGAAGGAAATATTTGCGGTCTCCTCACCCGGAATTATTTGTTGGATCTTTTTAGCGGGCAATATGGTTATGGATTGAACTACAGGCGTAGTGTGGGAGAACTGTTAACTAAAGAGTACATGACGGCAGATGCCGGTATGACTGTGGAAGAAATAGCGTCTTTAGCTATGGATAGAGATTTTGACAGCGTCTATGACGCAATAATTGTCACCGAAGAAGGAAAGTATCTGGGAGTGCTCACCGTTCGGGATTTGTTGTTGGCCGCTATAAATATGCGAGAAAAAAGAGCTGCAGATGCCAGCCCTCTTACCGGTCTGCCCGGCAATAACAGTATTCAACAGGTAATTGAAGAAATAATCCGAGAAACGGAACCTTATGCTATTATCTATTTGGATTTAGATAATTTTAAAGCCTATAATGATGCTTACGGCTTTTCCAACGGTGATTCCATGATTAAGACCCTAGCCCAATCGATGATTCAGTGTTGCTCTGAGAAAGATTTTCTTGGTCATATCGGCGGTGATGATTTTGTAATTATTACCCGTCGCCGAGATAAAGAGAGCGTACAGAGTTTGTGTGATAATATCATAAATGTGTTTTCTAAATTAATTCAACCCCTCTACTCTCCTTTAGATTGGGAGCGCGGCTATATCGTCTCTAAAGATCGAAATGGTTTTATGGATAATTTTCCCATCACTACTTTGTCTATGGCTGTCGTTACTAATTATAATAATAGCTTTAATGAAAGCGCTGTTTTGTCCAAGGTAATTGCTGAAGTTAAAAAACTGTGTAAACAAAGAAAAGGTAATGTAGTTATAATCATATGAACACCTTATCAATATTATCTATTTATTTGCAGGCATTTTATGCTGAAAAATCTCTTTTGCTGTATACAGCGACGCAATATCTTTAAGATAATGATTAATGTAGACGTAATGATTAATGTAGACGAGGCTAAGATACAGTAAGTGCTTTTGATATTGTAAAAACAGCCACTCAAACAAGTGATATGGATAAAATAGATAAAGAAATAAACAATCATAAATTACAACAAATAGATAAAATTACATTTTGCACATAAGATACTACAGTATTAGAGCAGCACCGTTATTTTTTGCATTTAAGCGATACCGGCCGCTCTTGAACCTGAATGTCCTTATGCTGATAGTAACTGTCACCTAGTCGGTTATAGCAAGCCGCAGTTTATTATCAAATTTCGTAAAAACAAGCAATGCTGAAATATTTTAATCAGCTAATTTTGGGAACAGGTTAATATGATGTTAAAATTTGTGTTAAATATCCGAAGTTTTTAAAAGCCGGTGTTTATTTAAGTTTTTTCCCGACTACTGGGACAAAAAACATTGCTATAAGAGAAATAAACAGCAGTATAAGTATGATATAAAGAGTTTTCTGTATTCCTATGTTGTCTGCGATCCTTCCCATAAGCATGCCCGTTATTCCGGCAAGTCCCGAAGAAAGCCCCATGACAATTGAGGAGGCAAGACTCAGGTTTTTGGGAAACAAGTCATGTGATATGCTTATGCAAAGAGGCATACTTGAAATAAGGAAAAACCC
The sequence above is drawn from the Actinomycetota bacterium genome and encodes:
- a CDS encoding GGDEF domain-containing protein yields the protein MNSTDILVEILNGKYIRPVYQPIASLQNGSIFAYEALSRITLPNCHLNIDELFEIAAKSQKLWELESLCRAKALKGACEKPARMKLFLNVEPNIIYDPEFISGFTQEKLLNLGLNSEDIIFEITEKTFVVSPGVFKEVLSHYQNQGFKVAIDDFGLGYSGLARICSFSPDYLKIDMSIVQGIDKDKKKRSVLSSIVRLCRELNIEVIAEGIETEEELATLIELDVDYGQGYFLGRPDKNFKSLSRKVEHTIRQLRQINQSPLPLHPYIETVRLICQRNETVSPDDKALSIYERMKPNPSLTEICVADAEGNICGLLTRNYLLDLFSGQYGYGLNYRRSVGELLTKEYMTADAGMTVEEIASLAMDRDFDSVYDAIIVTEEGKYLGVLTVRDLLLAAINMREKRAADASPLTGLPGNNSIQQVIEEIIRETEPYAIIYLDLDNFKAYNDAYGFSNGDSMIKTLAQSMIQCCSEKDFLGHIGGDDFVIITRRRDKESVQSLCDNIINVFSKLIQPLYSPLDWERGYIVSKDRNGFMDNFPITTLSMAVVTNYNNSFNESAVLSKVIAEVKKLCKQRKGNVVIII